One region of Salvia miltiorrhiza cultivar Shanhuang (shh) chromosome 3, IMPLAD_Smil_shh, whole genome shotgun sequence genomic DNA includes:
- the LOC131015204 gene encoding ABC transporter G family member 32-like, which produces MFSGNTLCDGGASGDEEEGLVLTALQRSPTYDRARTAVYRNTAGELALVDVGRISSDEQKQVLDKLVAAVDEDVEGFLRRVRERFDAVGLEFPKVEVRFENLKVDALVHVGSRALPTIPNFIFDMTEAFLRQLRIFSGGRQKLPILNNINGIIRPSRLTLLLGPPSSGKTTFLLALAGRLAPSLQISGKVTYNGHGLDEFTPQRTSAYASQQDLHIAEMTVREVLEFAGSCQGAGFKREILMELLRREKIAEIYPDQELDIFIKAVLLGQQTSVLVEYILKILGLDICADTLVGDEMLKGISGGQKKRLTTAELLMGPSRVLFLDEISTGLDSSTTHHIINYLRHTTHALDGTTLVSLLQPDPETYKMFDDVILFSEGQIVYQGPCEVAVDFFTFMGFKCPSRKNVADFLQEVLSEKDQEQYWFKNEQYTYVSAAKFVEGFQSFHVGNSLAQDLAIPFDKNYTHPAALSTKTYGISRAKLLRISLSWQMLLLKRNSPVFIFKIIQLLLIILMMMSVFFRTTLHHNTLDDGGIYLGALYFAIVMILFNGFMEVPMLIAKLPVLYKQRDLRFYPCWIYTLPSWLLSIPLSFLESFLWVAVTYYAIGFDPQITRCVFQFLLYFTLHQMSIGLFRVMASLGRNMVVANTFGSFAMLVVMVLGGFILSRDSIPVWWIWGYWFSPMMYAQSAASVNEFLGHSWHKKAGDGSSLSLGEMLLKIRSLFPNDRWYWIGVGALLGYILLFNTLFTVFLTYLNPLGNQQAVISKEDCHDKEKGNQIRRFIYSFGEFLQRSHSFTGSRKSSESHIMTFGEFLQHSHSFTGKSNEKQRGMVLPFKPLSMCFSNINYYVDVPLELKGQGLQEEKLQLLVNVTGAFRPGVLTALVGVSGAGKTTLMDVLAGRKTGGHIEGRIYISGYPKNKKTFARISGYCEQSDVHSPCLTVHESLVYSAWLRLSTQCDFATQRAFVDEVMALVELTQLRRALVGVPGVDGLSVEQRKRLTIAVELVANPSIVFMDEPTSGLDARSAAIVMRAVRNIVDTGRTIVCTIHQPSIDIFESFHELLLMKRGGRLIYAGPLGDKSTKLIEYFEAIPGVRKIRPGYNPAAWILEVTSPAEENRLSLDFAEIYLQSDLYKQNKILVESLSKPDKDTTELNFPSKYSQSFFGQFLACLWKQNLSYWRNPQYTAVRFFYTVIISLMFGTICWKFGSKRETQQDISNAMGSMYAAVLFIGITNATSVQPVVYVERFVSYRERAAGMYSALPFALAQVAVEFPYVCVQSLIYSTIFYFMASFEWNVWKFLWYIFFMYFTLLYFTFFGMMTIAITPNHNVAAIVAAPFYMMWNLFSGFMVPYMRIPVWWRWYYWANPIAWSLYGLLTSQYGDMGDPVRLSDGVNTLPVKELLKDQFGFRHDFLSLAALVVAGFCALFAATFAVAIKYFNFQRR; this is translated from the exons CGTCGGCCTGGAATTTCCAAAAGTCGAGGTTCGATTTGAGAATCTGAAGGTGGATGCTTTAGTCCATGTCGGAAGCAGAGCTCTGCCGACCATACCTAATTTCATTTTTGACATGACTGAG GCTTTCTTGAGGCAGCTCAGGATTTTCTCCGGTGGGAGACAAAAACTTCCTATCCTAAACAATATAAATGGCATTATACGACCTTCAAG GTTGACTCTGCTTCTTGGACCTCCAAGTTCTGGAAAGACGACATTTCTTTTGGCTCTTGCAGGTCGCCTCGCACCAAGTTTGCAG ATATCAGGGAAAGTTACATATAACGGACACGGTCTAGACGAGTTTACCCCTCAGAGGACTTCAGCATATGCAAGTCAGCAGGATTTACACATCGCTGAGATGACTGTGAGGGAGGTACTTGAATTTGCAGGATCCTGTCAGGGTGCTGGATTCAAGCGTG AAATTCTCATGGAACTTCTTAGAAGAGAAAAAATTGCTGAAATTTACCCGGATCAAGAACTAGATATCTTTATCAAG GCAGTACTTTTGGGGCAACAGACAAGCGTACTTGTGGAATACATCTTGAAG ATTTTAGGATTGGACATTTGTGCTGATACATTGGTTGGAGATGAAATGCTTAAAGGAATATCTGGAGGGCAAAAAAAGCGGCTTACAACGG CTGAACTGCTTATGGGTCCTTCTAGGGTACTTTTCTTGGATGAGATATCAACGGGACTAGACAGCTCTACTACACACCACATCATCAATTATCTTCGGCACACAACTCATGCACTTGATGGTACAACACTAGTATCTCTCTTGCAACCGGATCCTGAGACATACAAGATGTTTGATGACGTAATTCTTTTTAGCGAGGGACAAATAGTATATCAGGGGCCCTGTGAAGTGGCAGTtgattttttcacttttatggGTTTCAAGTGCCCATCCAGGAAAAATGTTGCTGACTTCCTACAAGAG GTCTTATCTGAAAAGGATCAAGAGCAGTATTGGTTCAAGAACGAACAGTACACATATGTATCTGCGGCAAAGTTTGTAGAAGGTTTTCAATCCTTTCATGTTGGCAATTCGTTGGCACAGGATTTGGCCATCCCATTTGATAAAAATTACACTCATCCAGCTGCCCTGTCTACCAAGACTTATGGTATAAGTAGGGCTAAGCTTCTAAGGATCAGTTTATCATGGCAGATGCTACTGCTGAAGCGGAATTCTCCTGTGTTcattttcaaaataattcag CTCCTCCTAATTATTCTTATGATGATGAGTGTATTCTTCCGTACTACATTGCATCATAATACTCTGGATGACGGGGGCATCTACCTTGGTGCCCTTTACTTTGCAATAGTTATGATTCTTTTTAATGGGTTTATGGAGGTCCCAATGTTGATAGCTAAGCTTCCTGTTCTTTACAAACAAAGAGATCTACGCTTCTATCCATGTTGGATCTACACTCTTCCCTCTTGGCTCTTGAGCATTCCCCTTTCTTTTTTAGAATCTTTTCTATGGGTAGCAGTTACGTATTATGCCATTGGCTTTGATCCTCAAATAACCAG ATGCGTTTTTCAGTTCTTGTTATACTTCACTTTGCACCAGATGTCAATAGGTCTTTTTCGTGTGATGGCATCATTAGGGCGAAATATGGTGGTTGCCAACACATTTGGGTCTTTCGCCATGTTGGTTGTCATGGTCCTTGGAGGGTTCATACTTTCAAGAG ATAGCATCCCAGTTTGGTGGATATGGGGTTACTGGTTTTCCCCTATGATGTATGCCCAAAGTGCAGCTTCGGTTAATGAATTTCTCGGCCACTCTTGGCATAAG AAAGCTGGAGACGGCAGTTCTTTGTCCTTGGGAGAAATGCTATTGAAGATTCGCAGTTTATTTCCAAATGACCGTTGGTATTGGATTGGCGTTGGAGCATTACTTGGATATATCTTATTATTCAATACTCTGTTCACTGTGTTTCTGACTTACCTAAATC CTCTTGGGAATCAGCAAGCTGTTATCTCCAAGGAGGATTGCCATGACAAAGAGAAGGGGAATCAGATTCGACGTTTCATCTATTCTTTTGGAGAGTTTTTGCAACGTTCACACTCATTTACTGGTTCCCGGAAGAGCTCTGAATCTCACATCATGACATTTGGAGAATTTCTGCAGCACTCACACTCATTCACTG GCAAGAGCAACGAGAAGCAGAGAGGAATGGTTCTCCCATTCAAACCTCTTTCCATGTGTTTTAGCAACATCAACTACTACGTTGATGTTCCACTG GAATTGAAGGGGCAAGGCTTACAAGAAGAAAAGTTGCAGCTACTGGTAAATGTAACTGGAGCATTCCGGCCCGGTGTCCTCACTGCATTAGTCGGTGTCAGTGGTGCTGGTAAAACTACCCTCATGGATGTTTTAGCTGGTAGGAAAACTGGAGGACATATTGAAGGCAGGATCTACATTTCGGGATATCCGAAGAATAAAAAAACTTTTGCTAGGATCTCGGGATACTGTGAACAGAGCGATGTTCATTCTCCATGCCTGACAGTGCACGAATCACTTGTATATTCTGCTTGGCTCCGACTCTCCACTCAGTGTGACTTCGCGACACAGAGA GCATTTGTGGATGAGGTTATGGCACTAGTTGAACTAACTCAACTACGTAGGGCACTAGTCGGGGTACCAGGAGTGGACGGCTTATCAGTAGAGCAAAGGAAAAGGCTTACAATAGCAGTCGAGCTTGTTGCCAATCCTTCTATAGTTTTCATGGATGAACCGACTTCAGGCCTTGATGCCAGGTCCGCAGCCATTGTGATGAGAGCTGTGAGGAACATCGTTGATACTGGTCGAACAATAGTTTGTACTATTCACCAGCCCAGCATTGATATCTTTGAATCTTTTCATGAG CTTTTACTCATGAAACGAGGCGGGCGGCTCATCTATGCTGGTCCATTGGGAGACAAATCCACCAAACTCATCGAGTATTTTGAG GCTATTCCCGGAGTTCGAAAAATAAGACCTGGATATAATCCGGCAGCTTGGATCCTCGAAGTCACGTCTCCAGCTGAAGAAAATCGTCTCAGTTTGGATTTTGCAGAAATATATCTCCAATCGGATTTGTACAA GCAAAACAAGATTCTGGTTGAGAGTTTATCCAAACCAGATAAGGATACAACTGAACTGAATTTCCCCAGCAAATACTCACAGTCGTTTTTCGGTCAGTTTCTGGCATGCCTTTGGAAGCAGAACCTCTCGTACTGGCGTAACCCGCAGTACACTGCCGTACGCTTCTTCTACACCGTTATCATCTCCTTGATGTTCGGAACAATCTGCTGGAAATTCGGATCCAAAAG AGAAACTCAGCAGGATATATCGAACGCTATGGGGTCTATGTACGCAGCCGTTTTGTTTATAGGAATCACAAACGCAACATCTGTGCAGCCAGTGGTATATGTTGAAAGATTTGTTTCGTACAGGGAAAGAGCTGCCGGGATGTATTCTGCGCTGCCCTTCGCCTTAGCCCAG GTTGCAGTAGAGTTCCCTTATGTCTGTGTGCAGTCCCTCATCTACAGCACCATCTTCTACTTCATGGCCTCGTTCGAGTGGAACGTGTGGAAGTTTCTATGGTACATCTTCTTCATGTACTTCACGTTACTCTACTTCACCTTCTTCGGGATGATGACCATCGCCATCACGCCCAACCACAACGTTGCTGCCATCGTTGCAGCCCCCTTCTACATGATGTGGAACCTCTTCAGCGGCTTCATGGTTCCCTACATG AGGATCCCGGTGTGGTGGAGGTGGTACTACTGGGCGAACCCGATCGCGTGGAGCCTGTACGGACTGCTGACATCTCAGTATGGAGACATGGGTGATCCGGTAAGGCTGAGTGATGGTGTGAACACACTGCCTGTGAAGGAGCTGTTGAAGGATCAGTTCGGATTCCGGCATGATTTCTTGAGCCTTGCTGCTTTGGTGGTGGCCGGATTCTGCGCCCTCTTCGCCGCCACCTTCGCCGTCGCcatcaaatacttcaacttCCAGAGGAGATGA